The following coding sequences are from one Schizosaccharomyces osmophilus chromosome 1, complete sequence window:
- the slp1 gene encoding substrate-specific mitotic metaphase/anaphase APC coactivator Slp1/Cdc20: protein MDVSSNLSYIPKFSTPTKKRPLVYPNSPITPLHQQALLGKASRSAKKSPTKASSNFVRGSPKLDVVSSDWSLSTSVSSPRAKHHCSNHSDRFIPSRQNSANAFVSNQKHELSAEYNESVAEACGLDLNTRILAFKPDAPESKKPVDLRAQYNRPQKPVVSQTKRKFATTPERVLDAPGIVDDYYLNLLDWSSLNAVAIALERNVYVWNADSGDVGGIAETDESTYVAGVKWSQDGTFLSVGLGNGLVEIYDVESQKKLRTMAGHQSRVGVLAWDRHILSSGSRSGAIHHHDVRIAQHKVGELLGHESEVCGLAWRSDGLQLASGGNDNLVQIWDARSSIPKFTKTNHTAAVKAVAWCPWQSNLLATGGGTMDKKIHFWNAATGSRVNTVDAGSQVTSLTWSPQLKEIISTHGFPDNNLSVWSYGTTGITKQVDIPAHDSRVLYSALSPDGRILSTAASDENLKFWRVNDSETKKRTGIFSKAGPANMTIR, encoded by the coding sequence ATGGACGTTAGCAGCAATTTGTCTTATATTCCTAAATTTTCTACCCCTACGAAAAAGAGACCTTTGGTATATCCAAACAGTCCAATTACACCTTTGCATCAGCAGGCTCTTTTGGGGAAAGCAAGCCGCTCAGCGAAAAAAAGCCCAACGAAGGCGTCATCCAACTTTGTCCGAGGTTCACCTAAACTTGATGTCGTGTCATCCGACTGGTCATTGTCGACTTCCGTAAGTTCTCCTCGTGCTAAACACCATTGCTCGAATCACAGTGACAGATTCATTCCTTCAAGACAAAATTCAGCGAATGCATTTGTTTCAAATCAAAAGCATGAATTATCTGCTGAGTACAATGAATCGGTTGCCGAAGCTTGTGGTTTGGATTTAAATACACGTATCCTTGCTTTCAAGCCAGACGCACCTGAATCCAAGAAACCTGTTGATTTGCGTGCTCAATATAACCGACCTCAAAAACCAGTCGTTTCTCAGACAAAGCGCAAATTTGCTACGACGCCTGAGCGAGTCTTGGATGCACCAGGTATCGTCGACGACTACTATTTGAACTTGTTGGATTGGTCCAGTTTGAACGCTGTTGCTATCGCACTTGAAAGAAACGTTTACGTTTGGAATGCCGACAGTGGTGATGTTGGCGGTATAGCTGAAACGGATGAATCCACCTATGTAGCGGGCGTAAAATGGTCCCAAGACGGCACATTTTTGTCTGTGGGACTTGGTAATGGATTGGTTGAGATCTATGATGTCGAATCGCAAAAAAAGCTTCGAACGATGGCAGGCCATCAGTCGAGAGTAGGCGTTTTGGCATGGGATCGACACATTTTATCCAGTGGCAGTCGCTCAGGTGCAATCCATCATCATGATGTGCGCATTGCTCAGCACAAAGTGGGCGAGTTACTAGGACATGAAAGTGAAGTCTGTGGGCTGGCGTGGCGCTCGGACGGACTTCAATTAGCTTCTGGTGGTAATGATAATCTGGTTCAAATTTGGGATGCTAGATCGTCCATCCccaaatttacaaaaacaaaccataCGGCAGCCGTCAAGGCTGTAGCATGGTGCCCTTGGCAAAGCAACTTATTAGCAACTGGTGGTGGTACCATGGACAAGAAGATTCATTTCTGGAACGCAGCTACGGGATCAAGGGTCAACACAGTGGATGCTGGTAGCCAAGTAACGTCACTAACATGGAGCCCTCAACTCAAAGAGATTATATCCACTCATGGTTTTCCTGATAACAATTTGTCTGTCTGGTCTTATGGCACGACAGGAATTACAAAGCAAGTAGATATACCTGCACATGATAGCAGAGTGTTATACTCTGCCCTGTCTCCTGATGGACGCATTTTGTCTACAGCCGCTAGTgatgaaaatttgaagTTTTGGCGAGTAAATGATAgtgaaacaaagaagaggaCTGGAATCTTTTCTAAAGCCGGACCTGCCAATATGACTATCCGATAA